tatatttttaaaaatccataggtcaaaattacccaaacagacattttacgCTCCAGCTTATCACATAAGTCACGTTAAAAGTCAtgttaaatcataaatcataaactcagccaaacgggcTCTATATATGTACAGATCCCTTGTCAGAGTCGAGGGGAAGCAGTATTTATGTGCCCAGGGATGAAGAATTTTCAGAGGTCAAGTCCCTAACATTCTCAGCCAAGACAGTCTACTCGGTGATTCATGCTGTCCTACCTTCACTAGAAAATGTGTCCATCGACTCAGAATTTGGATTTCCATATTTCACCGCCATTGATACTCTATTCAATGAGGGCGTTGATCTGCCTGAGGTTCCTAAAGCAACTCTAACGAATCTTCTACCTCGTCTCCTCAAAACGGTCACTGATCAAGGAAAAAACATCATCCTATTTGAGACTCCTGAATTTCTTGACCGTAAGAACAACTTTCTGATCTATCCTTCAACCTCCAAAGAAGTATAAATGTACATGGGGTTCATTGTCTGATCCCATATTTTTTATCGTGTACTTATTATCAGGTGATAAATTTAAGTGGATGAAGGATGAGGAATTTGGTCGTCAGACCCTTGCTGGCCTGAACCCTTGTTGCTTACAGTTAGTTAaagtatgtcatccacataccaTAAGTATCTTTATTATGTATGTCCTAGATACATAAATTTGTTCTAGTCCTCTATAAACATTCTTAGGTATATGTGAAGTCTGAACATATATATTGGTACATGAATAATATGCAGGAATGGCCGTTGAAAAGTGAGCTTGACCCTAAGGAGTATGGACCTCCTGAATCAGTAATCTCCACAAAATGTGTGGAGGAAGTAATCAGAGGATTCATGACAGTTGACGAGGTACTCATGAGTCTTAAAACAGTCACTGTCGTGTTCTGGTGTCCACAACCAATAGACTTGCTATAATACTATGTGAAATTGTGAATCAGCTTATGTTTGATAATCATACATATCAATGCAGGCCATAAAGCAGAAGAAACTTTTCATGATAGATTACCATGATTTGCTACTACCATATGTGAAGAAAGTGAGGCAGATAAAAGGGACAACTCTATATGGATCAAGGGCCTTGTTTTTTTTAACTCCTATTGGCACATTGAAGCCAGTAGCCATTGAGCTTGCCCGACCTCCGATGGATGGGAAACCTCAGTGGAAGGAAGCATATTCTCCGGGGTTTGATGCGACAAGTGTTTGGCTTTGGAAGCTTGCTAAAGCTCATTTCTTGGCACATGACTCTGGTTTTCATCAGCTTGTTAGTCACTGGTATATTCACCAAAAtctctgcttattttaaaacatTGCATATTGGTGTTTGATAGTTAGTGAAGTGAAGTAGCGGATTGGATTTAAAAAGCTAATTTCGAAAAAAACGACTTGGAGGAGCTTTTTCGGTTAGAGGTTTGCTATCTCTCcacttaaaatacaaaaaactaattaaaaacctatttatcaaataatttcatacaaaatagttaattcaatccgctagtcaaaatagCTACTTCAATCAATTAGTAAAAACAGTTGACTCAATCCGCTAATCTCTAATTGTCAAACAGGGCCATAACATTCAGCTATCAGCTTATACACATTAAACTATGAAGGTTTTTTCCATTACATATATTTCAATGTTCCACACTTACAGAAACTAAACATTAGGCTGGCCAACAAAGGCACAGACAGTTTCATGATCTTGCAAATGTATtgtaatacatacatacatatatatatataggcacttatatatatatataaatctcaTATGGTACATGACATCTCTGATAAATCTTTTGAAAAATGTATTTTCCTCTGAACGGAAAATATTCACGCCTCAGTACTATTTTATCAGAAAATTTTGGCTGTCCTAGGTCCAAATTTCTGCAAACTATAGTTTCTTTTTTGCTAATTTGTAAACTAACATTATAATGTTCGGTGTGTATAGAAAGTACAAGCAGTGACACAGGGGGTAATGTgtagtatttttattttgcagGCTAAGAACTCATTGTGCAACAGAGCCTTATATAATTGCAACCAACAGACAGCTCAGTGAGCTGCACCCAATTTACAGACTGTTACATCCTTATTTTCGATACACAATGGAAATCAATGCTTTGGCGCGACAAGCTCTCATTAATGCAGATGGAATTATCGAGACATCCTTTTCACCTGGAAAGTACTCTATGGAATTCAGCTCTGTTGCCTATGACAAGCTTTGGCGTTTTGATCACCAGGCACTGCCAGAAGACCTCATTAGCAGGTAATTAGTTACCAATAACCATATTAGCTTGCTAAGAAAGTAACTCTACAAACCATCTATGTTGTAGTAGTAATTATTTTTAGGCTAATGCTTAAACAGACACCTTATAGTGCTTTAATGGCCTATCTGCCTAAAAAATAGCTCTGTGCATTTGCTTTTGAGCTTTACTATCTGAAAATCAAGAAGGAACTTAGTGTGTACTTAGTTTTTTGAACTGCATTGTCACAGAGTCGAGATCAAATAAAGATGTATGGACACATTAATTGGACATAAAAGATATGCTGGAATGAAAAAAAGGGTAGAGTGTATATAAAGATGTAAAATTATGTGAAGATCTGGTGAATGAATTATTAATCAGTTAAACTGGAAGGAATGGATTTAGGTTTAAGCTAGAGGAATGGAATAAGCGAATAAATGAACCTACACTAAACATGTGTGAGCAGAATAGCCTACATTTTAATCTACAATCTTTTGCCAGCCTAAATTTCTATTCATCGCCACCTATTATCAAAGTAAAGAACCTACAACAAtctaaattttgttaaaaaaattgcagGGGGATGGCAGAGAACGATCCAAGTGCTCCTCATGGCCTAAAGTTAACAATAGAAGACTACCCTTATGCAAATGATGGTCTAATCCTATGGAATTGCATTGAGGAATGGGTTACAGAATACGTAAACCATTTTTATCCTGAACCAAGCCTAGTTGAATCTGATGAAGAACTCCAAGCATGGTGGGAGGAAATCCGAACAGTTGGACATGGAGACAAAAAGGACGAACCCTGGTGGCCAAATCTCAAAACCCCGAAAGATTTAGTAGAAATCATCACAACCATTATTTGGGTATCATCTGGTCACCATGCAGCTGTCAACTTTGGACAGTATGATTTTGCAGCTTATATGCCTAATAGACCTACAATAGCAAGAGTTAATATGCCATCCGAAGATCCAACCGATGAGTCATGGAAAACATTTGAATTAAGGCCGGAAGATGCACTTTTGTCGAGCTTTCCAACACAACTCCAAGCTTCTAAAATTATGGCAATTTTGGATGTTCTATCAAATCATTCAGTTGATGAGGAGTACATTGGTGAAAAACCAGAGCCTGCATGGGCAGATGAACCTGTGGTTAAAGCAGCATTCGAACGATTTGCCGGAAAGTTGAAGGAACTTGAAGGAATTATTGATGCACGGAATAACGATAGAACGTTAAGGAACAGAACTGGAGCTGGTGTGGTACCATATCAGCTTTTGAAGCCTTATTCAGAACCTGGAGTTACAGGAAAAGGAGTTCCTAATAGCATTTCTATTTAAAACTTGAGCTTGATACAGTTGAAGTTGTGTGATTGAATAAGTCTTGTAATTTCTATTGATGTTGCATGAACTCTTTAAAGCCCTTTCCAGCTAGAAATAAAGAAGAACCTacattaattatcaaatttataaattgcaAATTTTGTGTTGCATCTGCAGTCCGAAGCATACAAAAGAGTCTGCAGCTTTTTCAGCTTGTCTATTACTCGGTGGAATTCATTCCTATTGTTTTCTCATAACTGTACTGAACTTCTGACTATCAAGTACTCTACTATCTTCAGGAATTTTATCTAAATACACTCAAATTAAACACTGATAGATTATTGAATCTGACTGCATCAACTTGGGTTATTCCCTCAAATTCAAATTTACCACTAAAATTATCCATTGCTAGTGAATGCTGCAAATATACAGCACTAGTTAAATCCACGCTCTGGTAATTTCAACTACTCGtcaatttcatataaaaaatggTCATAAACTAGGCAGTGCATACATTTTCTTTAAATCACACAGGTGTTTATCCTCTCAGTCATAATTTTATAACATCGTGtagttttttgaatatattttttgaaaaaattaaaacggTTTTGGGTTcaaaatgttattttaaattgtattttgaatgaaaaacgCTACTTTTATCTTGCGTTGcccttttttaaaaaattcaaaacgcTATTTCAAATTGTATTTTGGTTGCAAAACATAACTTTATCCtatgttgtcaaaaaaattttaagaataaggTCGTGGACAGTTGAAGTGGCggtttatttttctaattgCAATATACAACTCCAAATTGCGTGCGAGAATTTTGGATTGACAATAGACGATTTAGCGTGGcgtctttttatttttctaagtCATAATATTTATGAGCATTTTTAACTCAAAATTATGATATGATGGGTCTTTTCACCATCCTGCTATATCTGTACAGAATCAGGATTAAATAGCTGATTCAATTTATCCTTACTCGGCCATATCTTACACAACTCCTCTTTCGCCATCTGCTTATTACAATTTCTCCGCAAATCATAGAACCAGCATAGAACCTGAAACTCTTAAATGTTGATAACCTGGACTTcatgtcaaatataaaaaatataactaatttttttaaaatatcgcACTCCAACCATTATCATctcttatctataattttaaccaACATCCTATGAATAtgtatatttgtcgaacctccaCAGGTCTCTAAAAAAATCTGTAAGAAGATTACAcaacatttattatcatattgaactgatatattctatatataacaatctaaaatattaataacatactatttttataatcaatcaatatagtcaataccatttCAATTTAACCAACCTCATTGGAGATATTCTAATAAGCTCACACATTAGGATATGCAATTTTCTTATGTTTGCAAACCACCTTTATCTAATACTCTCTCAACTATGATAATCAATAACGATTATAACCAAGCCCATCAGATATGCTCTAATAAGTCACACATTAGGATATGCAATTTTTTTCTGTTTGCAACATTTATCTAATACTCTCTCAACTATGATAATCAATAACGATTATAACCAAGCCCATCAGATATGCTCTAATAAGTCACACATTAGGATATGCAATTTTCTTCGGTTTGCAAACCATCTTTATTTAATACTCTCTCAACTATGATAATCAATAGCAGCCTCAGTTTTGCCGTAATTTTTTCCACGTCTGACATTTCAAGTATAAGCTTGATCGACTGATAGAGTATGAACAAAATTAGGGAAGTTCataaattttatcaatattataaAGATATCTAAAATTTGAATACTCTTTATTGACTAACGGTTAAACATTTAATTCCATGTATTTAGCTCAATTTGATTGGTGtagattttttatatataggaAGTCCAGCATTATCAAAAAGTAGAAGTCAATCAAAATAAACtatacttataaaattaagtatttTGTATAAATACCAGCCCATATTAGAAATTCATGTACTGCAACATCATTTTTGCTTGGTCATTTCAAATGGGTGGATTTATTCCCCTTTACACACCCATTTGACCACCTCCCACTGCATTGCATGTACTACATACCATCATTTTTTCTTGATCGCCCGCTACAAATTACAATACATCattttaaatgaatatattctttatataatatatgtctcgttagttttattttaatttttctgaaataaataactattttcaggaaaatatatatatataaatacgcaCTCTTTTccagaaataaatattttgcatATAAGAAATATCAAGTGCCTCATAAAGAATCAATCATAAAAGGTAGTAAGTTAAGTACATGCAAAAATTTTACTAGAAATAAGTTTACCACAAAAGTTCAGTCAAACAACGCTATAAATTGTAATACGTGCTCTTATGTTGACAACTTGTGTAGTATTTTCAAACCTCGACTagattatattaaaaacaaataatgtCCATGCAACTATACAACAATGCAATACTTGCACATAATCTACAACACTGCAATACTTGCACATACCTGTCACCCCAATATCATCCACATAGCCTGGTTGATTTACATTCCCAGGTAGATGAGAAATGCATACAGCATTCAAGGATCATTGAAACCTCATTTGCATCGACTTGCAACTGCTGATTATAAACGCACTCACTCATGTGTGCCAACTGAAGATAGAGATAGGATTTAGATCAGTATTAGACTAGTAAGCAATATCACCACATGCTCTATGAGGATACGAAGCAAATATCAAGCTCAATGGTTTATTTGGCTCGTTATTACCACCGTTATATTAAGAACCGGAACTCCAGTGGAAGCTCTGACAACAACTTATGGCATAAGTTTGCTCAACAGAACCAGTTTTCCCTCTGGTTTTGTATTTGGAGTATCATCATCAGCTTACCAGGTTCCTCAAGGGCTTGTTATTCATCTGTATTTACTGTTCAGATAATCCCGGGttgttgttttatatttatatattttataacacaGACAGAAGGAGCTGCAACTGAAGATGGTAAGGGGCCAAGTATATGGGATACTTTTACTCACAAATTTCCAGGTAATCTCTCTATCTGCAGTTCTGCAGAATAACCTCCATACCATTAACTTACTGATTAAATATTTAGCCCTGAAGTCCCTTGAATAGGCTCAATAAGGAACATAATCATGCAAACATCTCACGTGTTGAGCCTATAAAATTTGTGAAGAAATAACACTCTATCCTATATCCGGGCAGAAGGCAAGAAAGCAGCAGTCTTTCGTGGTCTAATATCCAGCTCCAAAGGAACATTTCCCAATTCTTATGTGCAGAGAAAATGGAACTCCTAAAGTACAAAGTGTAGATGATAGTTAACTTACTAAAAGTGTCAAAAGTAGAACAAGTTAATAATATCGTTGCATATTGTCCTTAGAAACACAAATAAAGTTAAATCGCCTAGATAAGTAGATAACAAagtattaagttaaaaatttattgataacTATGATACATGTACATACATCGTATACATGTCTGTACTGTCCTTGTGTTGACGTTTTTAATACAGCTTACTGTTTACATGACAGAAAAGATAAAGGATCATAGTGATGGGAACATTGCCACAGACAGTTACCATCAATACAAGGTTCAGTTCCATTAATCTTTTCTATAAAGAAAATGCAGTTACTGTCTTCTTGCATGCACATGCAGATCTGACGATAATATGCCTGCGTGTGATTTATACTAGTAGAAACCATAAGAAAAATATGCATCCTGAACTAATTTTTTCTGCTTTCTTTCATTGGTATACATCAATATTTCAGGAAGATGTGAGAATGATCAAGAAAATGCGTTTTGATGCCTATCGTTTCTCAATTTCATGGCCTCGAATCCTACCGTGTAGGACTGCAGCTTAGATACTCCTCCAGTTTAGCTTAATTATTGTCTGTTTTGTCTTTTTATGTCGATTTTGATTAATAGTTATATTTCTGAgaattttgtttgatatttgtaGATGGAAAGGTGACTAGAGGCATCAATGAACAAGGGCTCCATTACTACAGCAACCTCATCAATGAGCTAATTAAAAATGGTTATATTCATGCTAACTTGTCACCAGATTTATTCAAAATGCTCCTCAGATCATTTTGGACTCTAATAACTCATCACCGTTTATATGAACAGGCATAGAACCCTTTGTCACTCTTTTTCACTGGGATACTCCCCAGGCCCTAGAGGATGAATATGGTGGTTTCTTAAGTTCTCAAATTGTGTAATATACTTGATTTCATACCACTAAAATTTTGGCCAGCATTGACTTTGTTATTTTCAATTGCTAGAATGTTGTGTTCAGTTAGAAGGAAAGATGTTATGATTAGAAACTATTATTATGTCAGTTGGCTGACAGGCATTCATCACACATACACTTATTACATTTCACAAAATTTGTTATAGTTCATCTTACTCATTTTACATAAGTCAGCATATCCCATTTTCCTGCACTGCAACCTTCACAAATTTCATCTTTATTAATAACTTAATCATCCACACTCATATCAGATTTTACATTTATTCCTCGGTTCTAATTCTAATTCTACCTCAACCTCTACTTCTCTTTGACAAATTACATTCCTTTCCTGTCAGATATTATTACTTCAGAGGGAACAAAACCTATGTCACACTTTATATGCTAATAATGCCAGTTCAACTTGTTGCAGAAATGATTATCGTGATTATGCAAATCTATGTTTCCAAACCTTTGGAAACAAGGTGAAGTACTGGACCACTTTCAATGAGCCATCCACCTACACTCTAGGGGGTTATGTGTCGGGTAATTTTGCACCAGGTAGATGCTCTTCATGGCAAAATGCCAGTTGCACGGGTGGAGATTCAGGTGTGGAGCCATATATTGTGGCACATAATCAACTGCTAGCTCATGCAGCTGCAGTTAAATTGTACAGGGACAACTACCAGGTGAAATTTTTGTTCCTAATATACCTGTCACTGTCTATTCCAATATACCTCTacaatctggacaaatgaaacAGGGGAACCGGGCTTTTTATAAATTGAGGATGTATTAAGGTAGTTGCTAGAGGTATACAATCTGGTGATATAATCATGTTTAGGCTTCACAAGAAGCAAAAATTTATAGTAGAAGGTATTTCAGGGTAGTTACTAGGTACATAATAAGGCAACATAATCATGTTCAGGCTTCACACAAAGGAAAGATTGGAATAACCCTAGAGACACGCTGGATGGTGCCTCTGTCTGATGAGTCTATCAATATAAATGCCGCTGATCGAGCCCTAGACTTCAGCTTTGGATGGTAATTATATTCTGCACGACTTGAATTAAGATTCCAACATAATTAATATGTACATAAAATTATGAATGTTTGATTCTTTTTCCTCACCAAACTGTGGTTCCTatagtttaaaataatatttccaCACAGAAGTCAGTGTGTACTTTGAATCCAACATCTTAAAGTGGTTACTTTCCAAGGCAATTTTGCTGACTCAGGGGCAATGTGCCTAATTAACATTTTTAAGGTTTtatagaatataaaataaagctCAATGCTCATCACAGGTTTATGAAACCACTAACAGCAGGAGACTATCCAAGCACAATGCGATTTCAGGTAGGAAGCCGACTTCGTAATTTCTCAGAAGAAGAAGCCAATATGCTGAAAGGCTCATTTGATTTTCTTGGTCTCAACTACTACACATCAAACTATGTGGAACACTTCTCAGATCCCAATCTTATAGATGCTAGCTACATAACAGATTCACAAACTCGTGCAAGAAGTAGGATATAACTCCACCGCATTTAGTTTCGTGATAATTTGTTTTTTGGTTAAAAACTTGTAGTGTATAATTATCATTGATTATTGTTCGTCTTTTACTTTTCATGTAGCTGAAAGGAACGGAGTCCCTATCGGTCCTAAGGTACAAATTCTTAAACATTCTCCTTAGTACATACCATGCTATATAaccttatttattaattgaagaATCACATCATGACATCTTCTTGTTATTATAGTAAGTTTTACTCTTTATCAGGACTAGAGAGTTATACAATATACAACatcaatttttgataaaaatggcATGTGTTAATTCAGTCTTGTTTTTTAGTAACCGGAATATGTTGCAGGGTGCATCAAGTTGGCTGTATGTATATCCAATGGGAATACATGATCTTCtactatatattaaaagaaattacaGTAATCCAACAATCTACATCACTGAGAATGGTATTGAACAGAAGTTATTTTGGTGATATTTTAGTTCTGCAAACTAGTGATCGGATAAGGAGAAGCTAACGGCAACATGTATTCTTATATATTCTTCTCTAGGGATTGATGAGCTTAATAATTCTACATTGTCTCTGGGAGAAGCCCTCGATGACAGCACAAGAATTGACTACTACTACCAACATCTTTCTTCTGTTCGACAAGCAATAAGGCAAGTAACATATATGAATAACAAGTTTAGAATGTAGGTGGGTAATGTTACTGAACTTGGGATTGTTAACACAAAGTTTTGTTTTAAGTCACGGTTATTAGTAGTGAAATAGCAGGACttgtattttaaaatggagAGAATATTCCTACTCGATAAGATTATTTTTAAGATGGGGAGAATGTTCGTACTTGATAAGTTACTATGTTTGATGAACTTGtttaatttcttgaaatatctaTGTATAACACAGTGAAGGAGTCGATGTGAGGGGATACTTTGCATGGGCAGCTCTGGACAATTTTGAGTGGAATTCTGGATACACTGTAAGGTTTGGCTTGAACTTCGTCGACTACAAAGCTGGGCTGAAAAGATACAAGAAACTTTCGGCCAAGTGGTTCACAAATTTTCTTCGTCTGGAATAAAAACCTAAATGTAACTTTTGACTATATTTCATGAATAAGCTAAGAACACAATTTCCCCCTATCAATTTACCAAAGgttgtgacaaaaaaattggCGATATATGTACAATTTGTTAGTTAGATAAATTTACGCATTTGAGATTGTGTTCTATACCATCAGAAATGGAAGCAAAggccaaccccccccccccccccccccccccgtctcaaaaaaaaaaacagtgtagtcataaaattaataacatTAGTATTAAAATTCATGGAAAAAAGTTGCATCTTATACTTTTTTAATGCTAAAAtgttgtattatataattgctgcttgcacaaatttataaaaaaaaattaattgattttggCAACATAATAGATgatgtttaaattaattttgaattcaaatatataaaaatgagtatattgagtgtatatatatttttttaataatataataatatattttatttagtaccaataatttattaatataatttcatcCCCGCAAACTTCTTTATCTAGCTCCATCCCTGTATACTTTTATTATCCATTCAGACTATTCTCTTCCGTCGAGTTAAATTAGGATAATGAAGTTTGTAACACAATTCAATGTTTGCCCTCTGCAGCATTTTCAAAAAATACATGTCACTATGACAAGCTAAACAGATAGTAGAAACCATAAAGCTGCAAAATTTGTGACATGGTTTCGGTATAAACTCCAGTTTACACAATGTTACTTATCTACTGAATTGAAATGCACATACCTGTTATAGTGTAAAGCCTTTGCTTTTGAGCTCTGATCTAGAAGACACGTCTCTTGTCTCGAACAAACTAATACCAGGTCTTTTATGGATCCCTTTCTCCTTCATAAGCTTTCTTACATACTCAACCTCTTCCCATTCTTCCTCAGCACCACAAATATTTGACAATGTAACAAAACCTCCAGGTCTCCTTGTCTCCATTTCAGAGAGTACATTTACAATTTTCTTAGCTAGATCTCTTCTATTGTGTAGTTTACATCCATTAAAGAAAGCCCCGATAATGGACTCTGTAACTGCAAGTGGCATCTCTTTTACAAAATCATAGGTTTCATCCATTCTCCCAAAGCGACAAAGAAGATCAACAACACAAGAATAATGCTCCTGGCTAGCCTCAATGTCATAACATTTCCTTATGGACCTGAAGATCTCCAAACCTTTATCAACAAAACCACCATGGCTACAAGCAGAAAGTACACAAGTGAAAGTGACTGGATTTGGTTGCATTCCTTCAGTTGTCATCCTCTCAAAAAGCTGGATCGCAGAATCAACCAACCCATGCTTTCCGTAACATCCAATCATCGCATTCCAGGACGCAACGTTCTTAATCGGGATTGTCTCAAACACATTTCTAGCGTCAATAACGGTTCCACACTTGGAGTACATATCAATCAGAGCACTAGCAACAAACACATTCATATACAGCTCCATTCTGTATATGAATCCATGAATCTCTTTCCCTCTTCGAACCGAGTCCATCAATCCACACACAGGGAGGACTGCAGTGACAGTCACATGACTAGGCCTTATTCCAGCAACCATCATATCCTTAAACAGCTTTACAGCTTCAATCGTTCGTTTACTCTGAACAAAACCCGAAATCATAGCATTCCAAGTAACCACATCCAAAACAAAACCTTCCTTCACCATCCTGCAAAACAACGCAAACGCTCCATCACAATCACCCTCCCTAGCACACCCCGCAATCATTGCATTCCACGTAAACCCATTCACTTCCACTCCTTCCAACTTCATCCTCTCAAACAAACCATAAGCCTCCTCAATTTCACCAACACTAAAATACCCACAAATCATCGAAGTCCACGACGCAACATCCCTCTCAACTATTCTATCAAACACCAAACGAGCATACACTACCCACCCACATTTCCAATACATATCAACCAGCCCATTCCCAACTTCCAGGCCCAAACCTAAACCCATTGTACAAATCCTACAATGAACTTCCCTACCCTTTTTACAATCCATCAGCCCAACACAAGCTTTCAAAACAGATGAAAAAGTATACTCATTAGCCACATTTCTTGATTCTTGAAACAATGAAAAATACCCTAATGCATTTTCATAAGAACCAGAGAATGCAAGAGACGAAATCATCCAATTATATGCAAAAACAGATGGGTTTTGAGTTCGTTGAAACATTAGCTTAGCAGATTTGATGTCTCCACAGCTTGCATATAGTCCTACAATTTTTGAACCCAGTGAGTTAAACTCCATATCTGCACCAGAAGCTAAGAGAGAAGAGTGGAGTTGTTTGCCTGGCTTTAAGGCTTTTGATTTCATGCATTTTTGTAACAGGAAGAAGCTTTTTTCACATGCATGCAAGTTGTTGAGTTGGGGGTATTTCATTTTGGACGATGTTCCTCCATTCAACTATTGCATTGCTCACAAACTCGCAACTGGTCTACAAAGTGCACTttactcttttattttttatttattgaaattttcgaccgtttcaaaattttcaactttttatgTGTTTTTCAATATTAAAAGTATATTCCACTCATAGATAATTGACTAGTAATTCGAAATATCTTTTAATGCACTTGATAGATTTACTtatatgtaataatattttgCTAAAAAGatattttctataaatatataggtttatacttttatacaaaaatcataaaaatattacacatttcaaattataacattttttgtaAAGAAAAAAATGTTTCAGATTAGTGTCCTCTTCAATTTTCAATACAGCCTctttaattattcatatttttacgAGCaactttaaataatatatatatatatatatatctaatttttaatttcaaataaatta
This genomic window from Daucus carota subsp. sativus chromosome 7, DH1 v3.0, whole genome shotgun sequence contains:
- the LOC135146735 gene encoding linoleate 13S-lipoxygenase 2-1, chloroplastic-like, which gives rise to MLKPQIHNLSSSKTLLQCHKPFFSGNLGAKPAFSNIKRARSSRTGNKNKLRHAARSSSSIKSVANYTETTTEVLATVVVQFTVSGFLSNLGWNPLDDISDLFGKSIQLELVAAQLDPSTGLEKETIKGYAHRAGNVDADDVKYECKFHVPDDFGEIGGVKVENEHHNEMFFKTIQLDGFPNGSILVNCQSWVHSHRNNSDNRFFFTNKSYLPSETPEGLKRYREHELMKKRGDGTGERKSKDRIYDYDVYNDLGDPDKDAKLARPVLGGKEHPYPRRCRTGRPRSKKDPLSESRGSSIYVPRDEEFSEVKSLTFSAKTVYSVIHAVLPSLENVSIDSEFGFPYFTAIDTLFNEGVDLPEVPKATLTNLLPRLLKTVTDQGKNIILFETPEFLDRDKFKWMKDEEFGRQTLAGLNPCCLQLVKEWPLKSELDPKEYGPPESVISTKCVEEVIRGFMTVDEAIKQKKLFMIDYHDLLLPYVKKVRQIKGTTLYGSRALFFLTPIGTLKPVAIELARPPMDGKPQWKEAYSPGFDATSVWLWKLAKAHFLAHDSGFHQLVSHWLRTHCATEPYIIATNRQLSELHPIYRLLHPYFRYTMEINALARQALINADGIIETSFSPGKYSMEFSSVAYDKLWRFDHQALPEDLISRGMAENDPSAPHGLKLTIEDYPYANDGLILWNCIEEWVTEYVNHFYPEPSLVESDEELQAWWEEIRTVGHGDKKDEPWWPNLKTPKDLVEIITTIIWVSSGHHAAVNFGQYDFAAYMPNRPTIARVNMPSEDPTDESWKTFELRPEDALLSSFPTQLQASKIMAILDVLSNHSVDEEYIGEKPEPAWADEPVVKAAFERFAGKLKELEGIIDARNNDRTLRNRTGAGVVPYQLLKPYSEPGVTGKGVPNSISI
- the LOC108193748 gene encoding beta-glucosidase 24 translates to MRIRSKYQAQWFIWLVITTVILRTGTPVEALTTTYGISLLNRTSFPSGFVFGVSSSAYQTEGAATEDGKGPSIWDTFTHKFPEKIKDHSDGNIATDSYHQYKEDVRMIKKMRFDAYRFSISWPRILPYGKVTRGINEQGLHYYSNLINELIKNGIEPFVTLFHWDTPQALEDEYGGFLSSQIVNDYRDYANLCFQTFGNKVKYWTTFNEPSTYTLGGYVSGNFAPGRCSSWQNASCTGGDSGVEPYIVAHNQLLAHAAAVKLYRDNYQASHKGKIGITLETRWMVPLSDESININAADRALDFSFGWFMKPLTAGDYPSTMRFQVGSRLRNFSEEEANMLKGSFDFLGLNYYTSNYVEHFSDPNLIDASYITDSQTRARTERNGVPIGPKGASSWLYVYPMGIHDLLLYIKRNYSNPTIYITENGIDELNNSTLSLGEALDDSTRIDYYYQHLSSVRQAISEGVDVRGYFAWAALDNFEWNSGYTVRFGLNFVDYKAGLKRYKKLSAKWFTNFLRLE
- the LOC108193747 gene encoding pentatricopeptide repeat-containing protein At5g59600; this translates as MKYPQLNNLHACEKSFFLLQKCMKSKALKPGKQLHSSLLASGADMEFNSLGSKIVGLYASCGDIKSAKLMFQRTQNPSVFAYNWMISSLAFSGSYENALGYFSLFQESRNVANEYTFSSVLKACVGLMDCKKGREVHCRICTMGLGLGLEVGNGLVDMYWKCGWVVYARLVFDRIVERDVASWTSMICGYFSVGEIEEAYGLFERMKLEGVEVNGFTWNAMIAGCAREGDCDGAFALFCRMVKEGFVLDVVTWNAMISGFVQSKRTIEAVKLFKDMMVAGIRPSHVTVTAVLPVCGLMDSVRRGKEIHGFIYRMELYMNVFVASALIDMYSKCGTVIDARNVFETIPIKNVASWNAMIGCYGKHGLVDSAIQLFERMTTEGMQPNPVTFTCVLSACSHGGFVDKGLEIFRSIRKCYDIEASQEHYSCVVDLLCRFGRMDETYDFVKEMPLAVTESIIGAFFNGCKLHNRRDLAKKIVNVLSEMETRRPGGFVTLSNICGAEEEWEEVEYVRKLMKEKGIHKRPGISLFETRDVSSRSELKSKGFTL